From a region of the Pecten maximus chromosome 18, xPecMax1.1, whole genome shotgun sequence genome:
- the LOC117316070 gene encoding isocitrate dehydrogenase [NADP], mitochondrial-like isoform X1, which produces MASPVISVTRALGRAGRAWNSLVTPASVSASQKRQYGAQGKRIKVDNPVVELDGDEMTRIIWEKIKDTLILPYLDVDLKYYDLGLPYRDQTDDQVTIDSALAIQKYNVGVKCATITPDEERVEEFKLKKMWLSPNGTIRNILNGTVFREPILCEKIPRLVPGWTQPIVIGRHAFGDQYKATDMVIKGNGKCEIVFTPEGGKEERTEVFNFQKGGGCVMGMYNTDESITGFAHSSFQYAINKKWPLYMSTKNTILKRYDGRFKDIFEAIFQSDYKADFDKLGIWYEHRLIDDMVAQALKSSGGFVWACKNYDGDVQSDIVAQGYGSLGLMTSVLLCPDGKTIESEAAHGTVTRHYREHQKGNPTSTNPVASIYAWTRGLEHRGKLDGNQELVRFATTLEKACVDTVDSGSMTKDLAGCIHGIKNVKPEHYLNTMDFLDAIRTDMDKKMN; this is translated from the exons ATGGCAAGTCCAGTGATCTCCGTTACACGTGCTCTCGGCCGTGCAGGTAGGGCATGGAACAGCCTAGTTACACCAGCATCCGTCAGTGCCTCACAGAAGAGACAGT ATGGTGCTCAGGGCAAAAGGATCAAGGTTGATAACCCTGTCGTGGAGCTGGACGGAGATGAAATGACCAGGATCATATGGGAGAAGATCAAGGACACG CTGATCCTGCCCTACCTGGATGTAGACCTGAAGTACTATGACCTTGGTTTACCATACAGAGATCAGACAGATGACCAGGTCACTATCGACTCAGCACTCGCCATACAGAAGTACAACGTTGGTGTGAAATGTGCCACCATCACCCCAGACGAGGAACGTGTAGAAG AATTCAAGCTAAAGAAAATGTGGTTGTCACCCAACGGCACAATCAGGAACATTCTGAACGGCACAGTGTTCCGTGAACCCATTCTTTGCGAGAAAATCCCTCGTCTAGTACCTGGATGGACACAGCCCATCGTCATTGGCCGTCATGCTTTCGGAGACCAGTACAAAGCTACTGACATG GTTATCAAGGGAAACGGCAAATGTGAAATTGTATTCACCCCAGAAGGCGGCAAGGAAGAAAGGACAGAGGTATTCAACTTCCAAAAAGGTGGCGGTTGTGTGATGGGAATGTACAACACAGACGAGTCTATCACTGGCTTCGCCCACTCCAGCTTCCAGTATGCCATCAACAAGAAGTGGCCTCTGTACATGTCTACCAAGAACACCATCCTCAAGCGTTATGATGGCCGCTTTAAGGACATTTTTGAGGCCATTTTCCAGAG TGACTACAAAGCAGACTTTGACAAGTTGGGAATCTGGTACGAACACAGACTTATTGACGATATGGTGGCCCAGGCACTCAAATCCAGTGGAGGCTTTGTGTGGGCATGCAAAAACTACGACGGAGACGTACAGTCCGACATCGTAGCTCAGG GATACGGATCCCTCGGGCTGATGACCAGTGTGTTGTTGTGCCCTGATGGTAAAACCATTGAGTCTGAGGCTGCCCATGGAACAGTTACCCGCCATTACAGAGAACACCAGAAG GGTAACCCCACCAGTACTAACCCTGTAGCCAGTATCTACGCCTGGACACGAGGACTGGAGCACCGTGGAAAACTGGACGGAAACCAAGAACTTGTTAG ATTTGCCACTACCTTGGAGAAGGCTTGTGTAGATACTGTGGACTCTGGCAGTATGACAAAAGATCTGGCTGGCTGTATACACGGAATCAAAAA TGTGAAGCCAGAACACTATCTGAACACAATGGACTTCCTGGACGCCATCCGCACAGACATGGATAAGAAGATGAATTGA
- the LOC117316070 gene encoding isocitrate dehydrogenase [NADP], mitochondrial-like isoform X2, translated as MASPVISVTRALGRAGRAWNSLVTPASVSASQKRQYGAQGKRIKVDNPVVELDGDEMTRIIWEKIKDTLILPYLDVDLKYYDLGLPYRDQTDDQVTIDSALAIQKYNVGVKCATITPDEERVEEFKLKKMWLSPNGTIRNILNGTVFREPILCEKIPRLVPGWTQPIVIGRHAFGDQYKATDMVIKGNGKCEIVFTPEGGKEERTEVFNFQKGGGCVMGMYNTDESITGFAHSSFQYAINKKWPLYMSTKNTILKRYDGRFKDIFEAIFQSDYKADFDKLGIWYEHRLIDDMVAQALKSSGGFVWACKNYDGDVQSDIVAQGYGSLGLMTSVLLCPDGKTIESEAAHGTVTRHYREHQKGNPTSTNPVASIYAWTRGLEHRGKLDGNQELVRFATTLEKACVDTVDSGSMTKDLAGCIHGIKNVKPEHYLNTMDFLDAIRTDMDKKMN; from the exons ATGGCAAGTCCAGTGATCTCCGTTACACGTGCTCTCGGCCGTGCAGGTAGGGCATGGAACAGCCTAGTTACACCAGCATCCGTCAGTGCCTCACAGAAGAGACAGT ATGGTGCTCAGGGCAAAAGGATCAAGGTTGATAACCCTGTCGTGGAGCTGGACGGAGATGAAATGACCAGGATCATATGGGAGAAGATCAAGGACACG CTGATCCTGCCCTACCTGGATGTAGACCTGAAGTACTATGACCTTGGTTTACCATACAGAGATCAGACAGATGACCAGGTCACTATCGACTCAGCACTCGCCATACAGAAGTACAACGTTGGTGTGAAATGTGCCACCATCACCCCAGACGAGGAACGTGTAGAAG AATTCAAGCTAAAGAAAATGTGGTTGTCACCCAACGGCACAATCAGGAACATTCTGAACGGCACAGTGTTCCGTGAACCCATTCTTTGCGAGAAAATCCCTCGTCTAGTACCTGGATGGACACAGCCCATCGTCATTGGCCGTCATGCTTTCGGAGACCAGTACAAAGCTACTGACATGGTTATCAAGGGAAACGGCAAATGTGAAATTGTATTCACCCCAGAAGGCGGCAAGGAAGAAAGGACAGAGGTATTCAACTTCCAAAAAGGTGGCGGTTGTGTGATGGGAATGTACAACACAGACGAGTCTATCACTGGCTTCGCCCACTCCAGCTTCCAGTATGCCATCAACAAGAAGTGGCCTCTGTACATGTCTACCAAGAACACCATCCTCAAGCGTTATGATGGCCGCTTTAAGGACATTTTTGAGGCCATTTTCCAGAG tGACTACAAAGCAGACTTTGACAAGTTGGGAATCTGGTACGAACACAGACTTATTGACGATATGGTGGCCCAGGCACTGAAATCCAGTGGAGGCTTTGTGTGGGCATGCAAAAACTACGACGGAGACGTACAGTCCGACATCGTAGCTCAGG GATACGGATCCCTCGGGCTGATGACCAGTGTGTTGTTGTGCCCTGATGGTAAAACCATTGAGTCTGAGGCTGCCCATGGAACAGTTACCCGCCATTACAGAGAACACCAGAAG GGTAACCCCACCAGTACTAACCCTGTAGCCAGTATCTACGCCTGGACACGAGGACTGGAGCACCGTGGAAAACTGGACGGAAACCAAGAACTTGTTAG ATTTGCCACTACCTTGGAGAAGGCTTGTGTAGATACTGTGGACTCTGGCAGTATGACAAAAGATCTGGCTGGCTGTATACACGGAATCAAAAA TGTGAAGCCAGAACACTATCTGAACACAATGGACTTCCTGGACGCCATCCGCACAGACATGGATAAGAAGATGAATTGA